Within Candidatus Neomarinimicrobiota bacterium, the genomic segment CCGTCCCATTCGATTGTATAGTGACCCGGCTGCTGAACGGTATGTACCAGATCCCGAATGTGCTGACCGGTGACATCATAAATTGCCACAACGATCCGACCGGATTTCGGTACCGAGTATTCAATGGTTGTCTTTGGATTGAAGGGATTCGGGTAATTCTGGGACAGTGCAAATTCGTCCGGGATGAACGACCTTTCTGCCTGCATACCCACTTCTTCACCTGCCGTTACGATATGCATCCGGCCCCCCTCCGCAATATAAAATTGCGGGAGGATCGACACTTTAGGAGAGTTCGTGGTCACCTCACCACTTCCGGTGATGGTAAAATCAGGCCCCATGGTAATGGAAACGGACGCGGTGAATTCCGCCTGGCCGGAAATGGTGGTGTCCTGCAGCACCAAATCGGCGGTTTGAGCGCGTGCGGTTGCCAGGTTACCGCTCAAGGCCAGAAAAATGATTGCTGTGGTGGAGATGAAAATCGTTGCCAGGAAACGCCTCATATATAAAAGTGGTTCTCTTTTCTTTGACATAACTTCCTCCCTCAATATATGTGTTCAGGTCAATCCCGCCGATGAACCGGGCAATAATACTGCGGCTCAACCGGTGGACCAATCCTGATAAAATGCTTCAACCCGGGCATAAACTCCGGAATATGCTATCTTCCGGGTTTGCAATGGTTTCCCGGGTAGGGTCCCGAAGTCAATTATCGCGTTTCCTTCACGATAATTTTCCCGCCCCATCCTCCGGGGTCAACTGAGACGGACTCAGCGGTTCCCGACGGGCCGGTTCGAGCCCAGAGACTGACCGTATGCGTACCAGGAGCAAGGTTTTGAAA encodes:
- a CDS encoding T9SS type A sorting domain-containing protein; protein product: MSKKREPLLYMRRFLATIFISTTAIIFLALSGNLATARAQTADLVLQDTTISGQAEFTASVSITMGPDFTITGSGEVTTNSPKVSILPQFYIAEGGRMHIVTAGEEVGMQAERSFIPDEFALSQNYPNPFNPKTTIEYSVPKSGRIVVAIYDVTGQHIRDLVHTVQQPGHYTIEWDGTNTDGESVSSGTYLYRITAGKFQSVKKMVLLR